The genomic region GTTCACCAAAATGGGACTCCATTGAAAGGGCTATAAGAAGTTACGTAATCTTGAAACGGCAACCACAACTCTCTCCTGTATTTTGGTCGGATCAGTCGGAGACGATGCGGGGGTGATAGTGACCACATTAGGCTTCGATAGACTGCACGGTTCTACTGAATTGGCGGTGGGAAGAAAAAACAAATTCAGGAAATGGCTGGCTGCTCGGCGGATGGGGTAGAAGCGGTGGCGACGGCTGCAGAAGCGCGGTATCAGATGCGGAGGCGCGTTAATGGCTTGNtaattaaatttaatattaatttattttttaactctattgttcatattgttcgATAACTTTGTTAGTTACttatattttttatcaataaattaataactagaatgGTTGGATCATCAATTCAATTCTCAAAACCTTGGTTATAAGCATTAGCCACATTTGAGAATTGACTAACAACACACAACTTCATGATCATTATTGTCCATAACTTGAAGATACTTCCACATGTTCAGTGACAGTGCCACCAATCTTCTCTCAACATCAACACTACCCGAGAATAGGGAAGGAAAAGGGATTGGGAGACTGTGAGTGAGGATAAAGAGTATTGGAAATTGGGAATAGGATAAGGTGAGAGTTAGAATTTGGAAAAAAATAAGATAGATTGAATAaatagtttaaaattttttaagatttaAATAGTTTTATCTATTAATATTTATCTTTTATAGTTataagttagtttaattttctttattaaatttGTCAATGCTATAATTTATGTGGTTTAATTTAGTACTTTATTCATAGTTTAATACATTTTacgcataattttttttaaatttttacttttatttcctTAATGTGaagttttaaaatatttgttaacAAACTTCTTAAACTAAAAATTTTGGATGGATtacttctttgtttcttattattttatcttgactttttttttcacaatatatctgtcattctttttctttatccAAAGAATTATTACTACTTATACTTAGTCTATAAaaacatttaaaaatattttattattttcagttTCATTAGTTAATTAAGAGTTATTTAGTCATACTATTTTTAGATTACACATAAATTCATGTTTCTAACAATTACATGTTCTAAATGACAAGTAAAGAAGTATAGAGAAATGGGGAAAAAAACCAAGAGTTTGATGTAGACAAGAGACAAGACTGGATAATGTTAAATAATTTGCAAAAGAAAATTACCTTTCCAGTTTCCACATTAGCCTCCATCCCGGTCCCTTATaaacacaatatatatatatattttaatatgcATAACACGGTGGCATTTTCTTTAGGCTATCTAACTTTTGCCTAACATACAGCATAAACTCTCACacattcaattaaatttagcaaacCTTACTTTACCAAAGATATATAGTATAGGAGAAATTCTAAGGTgcaaatcatcatacatcatcatatCATAACGTGACAAAAATCCCACACTATAAAATCCATTCAACCACCCTTTATTCCCACAACCTTAATTAATTCTCTTTCAATCCAAGGACAAATCCTTTCAATTTCCATTCTCTTCCAAATTTCATCACATACCCCAtacagaaaataagaacaaaagaaaataaaaaaaactcattAGAAGAACAACACAACTACACAAGAAACAGTTGTAAGAATGAATTCGATCTGCATATCTAACTGTATCAATGACACACGTGATTCTCGCATTCGCGCCAACTATACGAACCTGTATAAGTGGCCGGAATCAGACGTAGAGTTTGTTAGGTCGTTGAGCCACGAGGGTAGGAGGAGATGCCACGTGTATGGTCAGGATCACCCGAAGGTGGTGGATAGCATCTCATGTAGGCAGATGTACCTTAGGAGCTACCAGTTTTCAAGGAAGGAGAGTGTCCCTCAAAAGACAAAAAGGTGTTTTAGGAGGGTGAAGGAGAGAGTAACACGTGGCAACCATGGTGGTTGGAGGAACAACTGCAGAAAGAGGATTATTGGTAGACACCATGGTAGGAGGAACAAGTGTCTGGTTTGGAGGAGACTGAAGCAAATTTCGTGTGCTGCTTTGTTTAGGATATTCAAGAAGTTATTGTCTTCTGCTGCAAGTGTAGATGTTGTGAAGGGGGGAGATTGATTACTTTCTTTTttcctaatatttttttttattaatttaaggtTTTGGTTTCCAATttgatctttttaaaatttttatttatttatttattcttttaactTTCTGGTGCAATTTTCTTTGGCTAATCTATTTTTTGTGGGTTCGGTTTGCTGACCATGTGAATGTGAATGTGAATGTGAGGATATTTAAATGGAAATTCATTTTTACACTTGACAAGTGTTTCATTTTTTTGTGTTAATTTATGATCATGTTTGGTGTTAACAAAAAATCAACCATCAAATCAGTTATTaatattttcatataaaatatatattaaaatataaaatatatattaaaataaattaaataatatatatttatacacaaatacataataacaattttttttgtgcaCATAGTATTTTTGGTTAATTTATcactattaatttaaatttaagaaTAAATCCCTAAATTGGTTCTAAAAATTTTTGGGTTGAATATTTTGGTTTTTGACATTTTTATTCTCTAAAAATCTTCCAAAACTATTCTTGTCTGATTAACATTATGGAGTAGCAATTTCTAACCTCTGGTGATGTAAAAGTAGATTTTGAAAGCGACCAAGTATCTTGAATAGAGCATTTTGGAATACGTTAGGATGTAAAACGGTGGAAGAAACAAATGACGTTAGTACTTTGTCTATATACTGTAGCACTTATTAGTGATGTGATTTATACAGAACACTTGTATAATAGTCTTCATGACTCGGATTTTCGGTGGTTCAGCTTCAATTATTGGAATggttttatattataaaaaaaaaaaaaaagacaaattacTCTCCTTTtaaattcactacaagaaaacattTCTAAAAGCGTGGCGAAGATATCGTCACGCTTTTTGAGCTAATGTCACTCTTTAAAAAAAGTCACATCTGCAAGCATGTTGGTTgttctatcgccacgctttatttTATGCCACACTTTTACAAATTGCCACACTTAAAAACGTGGTCGTATgtgagagatatggccacgctttcaaagcgtggctatatcttttattaaattagaaaaaaaatcctGGTATATCCTTATCAAATTAAATAAACAGAACATAGTAAAACCTGTTTGCAACCACCCAAAACAGTATGTAGAAAACAAAGTCAAGCAGCAGGTCAAACAATTTTACATCATTTAGAAAAATCTGTAATCATATTGGGGATACAAAATTGCGAACTAATGTTACAATCTTCAAATGATTAAAATAATCCATTAGGAAGAACAGTATGATAAAACAAGATATAAAAGAGCATGATGAAGCAGACTATGAGACAATCTTAAGCAATAATCCATTTTTGGTATAGTATTGGATAGTAAAATTTTCAGAATCCCTCAATAATTTATTTAGATTCAGAGCTTTAAGTCCTTGCAATTCCTTCCCTGCCGCTATCAAGCCTATTGCCTGTTCAATTCAATAAATAAAGGGTTATGCTCCAGCCACCCAAAAAAGGTATCAAGGGACAATAGAATCTCAAGGATCCAAGTTACAAAGCAAAAGGAAATGCTTGCCTGTGCAGCACTGCTTGATGGATCTCCCTCACTGGCACTGCATTTACATGGCCTATATAGCAGCAATAATTCATCAATTTCCATGACTCAAGGAATGAAGATTAGCAGCAAGGGAGTACATTACATGGCAAGACAACCTTGGTACCGAAGCAACAACCAAACTTCATataaagcaaagaaaagaaaagataagaaaagaaaagataagaaaagaaaagaaaagaaaagaaaagaaatgagccTGCTGAAACCAGTATCAATTACTATCAAACAAGGATAACCACTCTAGCCTAAATTTTTGTAATCTGCCAAATTCAGTTTATCAAACAAATCAGATAACTCAACATATTTTCATAGGAATGAAATCTTAATAATATATTCTCCAAATCTTTCATAGCCATCATTGCTTTTCTTAATTAgcctttgatat from Arachis ipaensis cultivar K30076 chromosome B02, Araip1.1, whole genome shotgun sequence harbors:
- the LOC107627170 gene encoding uncharacterized protein LOC107627170 — encoded protein: MNSICISNCINDTRDSRIRANYTNLYKWPESDVEFVRSLSHEGRRRCHVYGQDHPKVVDSISCRQMYLRSYQFSRKESVPQKTKRCFRRVKERVTRGNHGGWRNNCRKRIIGRHHGRRNKCLVWRRLKQISCAALFRIFKKLLSSAASVDVVKGGD